The genomic segment CACTGATAAACATGACGATACCCGCGATAAACCACAATCTCGCCGATAAACGATGAGTCAGCTTCCAATTATGCTCATCCATCAGCGCCCAGGGTGTTTTTATGCCAAAAAAGAAGTTGCTGCGGAGCTGTCCCATTCGATTCCCGATCACAATCCACAGCAGCCCCAGGCCGCCCAACACCAAGTGAAGAGTGGGTACGTTGTAATCTAAGTTTACAAAAATAACGACAAGCAGGATGGCTTGGAGGAACAGGCTGACGGCCCAACGCGTCAAGTAATAATAATCATTGAAAAATCTATAATTTTGACGGCGTGGATCGATGGTTCTCAGGAGAGACAGTACGGCAGGCAATGCCACCGTGATAATGCCGTTGAATAGCCAGAAGAACGGCTTCGACATGGAGCCGTCTTGCTCCCCTTGACCATTGAAGTGAGTGCCTACCTCTGCGGGAAGATCATCGTTAAAGAGGATGAACATAACGACAAAGATCAAGGCATTGATGCCCAGCAGCAACCAATCCTTGCCGGACCACGCAAGCTTCTCTTGCGTGTACTCATGTTTATTCATTAGGAAGAACCTCCTTTGGATCCGATCATGCCGAGAAACCAGCCCATGGCCTCCTGCATGACGGACAAATTGATGGAATAAATCATATTCTGGCCTTGCCGCTCATCCTGAACGAGACGGGCTTGCTTCAAAATGCCGAGGTGATGAGAGATGCTGGGCTTGGATATATCAAAATGACTGGCAATTTCCCCCGCGCTAAGATCCTTATCTTTAAGCAATTGGAGGATTTTTCTCCGAGTCGGATCGGACAACGCTTTGAAGGTGTCGTTCATGAAATGGCATAACATCCTTTCGTCGATTAAAAAATTCGATATTTAGATAAACTTCTAATCAACTTATATTTAGATGATAAGCTAAATCTTGAATAGATTCAAGCAAAAAACGCGCGAACCATTGTGGTTTTGCGCGTTTTATCTTGCCGAAATACGGCGTCAGGACGGAATGTTCATTGCCGTCTCTATGTTTTTCAGATCGAGCTGGACCTGCTCTGGCATATGATAGGGGTGATACAGGCCCCGCTCCATCATGTAGTTTGTTATCTTTTCATGGCAGTCGATCGCTTCGTCGAGCTGTTTTATCAACATTTGCTTGATTTCGGGGGTGGCGCATTCGGTTACGGCCATGGCGTAGTTTCTGACGCCGCTCTTGGCGTTCATCAGAAAATCCATCGCGATCACGTCGTCCGTCAGCGTATGAAGCCCTGTCATATGTTCTATTATTGGGTTCATGCTTTACCTCCTATATAGTCGCTTTAGACAGCACTCCGCCGAGCGCTTGAAGCTGCTGCTCCGATATCTGCACGTCTTGCTGCAAAATTTGCTTAAGCTCCGGGTCGGTTACCAGTGCTTGCATGGTTTTGGATTTGGTCATGCAAACGGTTTTGAACGCCGCCATTTCATGAACCTCCAGCATCTCATGCAAAGCGTAATTGGAGTTCATTCGAATTGTCCTCCCTGTATTTGCCCATATTCAGGGCTTCAAGATGACTTTAATGCAATTGTCCGTTTTCGTATCGAACTTCTCATAGCCTTGCTTGGCTTCGCTAAGCGGAATGACGTGCGTAACAATGTCTCCGGGGTCTACTTTGCCCGACGTAACCAGCTCGTACATATACGGCATGTAGTGAATGACCGGGGCTTGCCCGGAACGGATATTCACGTTGCGCTGCATGATGTCGCCGAGCGGGAATCCGTTATAGCGTCCGCCGTATACGCCGGTGACCTGGATGGTCCCGCCTTTGCGGACAGCCTGAGACGCAATGACAAACGCGCTCATGGTGCCGCCTTGCAGCTTCAAACCGCTGGCCAGATATTCAAGATCGCTCATCTTGCCGTCCATGCCTACCGCATCGATCACGACATCGGCGCCGCCCTTGGTCATTTCCTTGAGATGGTTGCCGATATTCTGATCCTGTTCGAAGTTGACGATCTCCACATGGTTCGTTCGCTTCGCATGCTGCAAGCGATAGTCGACATAATCGACGGCAATGACCCGCTTTGCGCCTTTAAGCCAGCAGAATTTCTGGGCGAGAAGTCCGACCGGGCCGCAGCCGAGCACGATGACCGTATCTCCAGTCTTGACGCTGGCGTTATCGACGCTCCAGAATGCCGTCGTCATGGCATCGGCGATCAAGCTAAGCTTTTCGTCGGGTTGTTCGCAGTTTTCGGGAATCTTGAAGTGGGTAAAATTCGCAAACGGTACGCGTAAGTACTCGGCCTGCCCGCCAGGATATCCGCCGGTCGTCCCGGAGTAGCCGAAATAGGCGCCCATATCCCCGTGTTCGTTCGAATTGTCGCATTGGCTTTCCAGCTGATTTTTGCAAAAAAAGCATTCTCCGCATGCAATGTTGAACGGGATGATCACGCGGTCGCCTTTCTTTACCTTGGTCACGCCAGGGCCTACTTCTTCTACGATCCCCATCGGTTCATGCCCGATGACATAGTTTTCCTGAAGGTTGGGGATCATCCCGTGAATGAGGTGAAGGTCCGAACCGCAAATGGCGGAACTGGTGATCTTTACGATCATATCGTCCGTTTTCTCGATCTTCGGATCCGGCACCTCTTTGACCACGACATTTTTAATCCCTTGATACGTTACCGCCTTCATGCTTTATGTCCTCCAATATGTTCATCTGGGGTACGATCGAACATCCCTTTACGCGACGTATCACCCGGGAACAAATTCATCTGCGCGATCATCGCCGTATTTTTCGCCGAAAGCTGGTCGAGTTGATACTGTTCGTTCAGCTCGTAAGGATGGAACCATTTTTTGCGAATCATGAGCTCCGTGATTTCCTGGTGCAGCGCAATCCCTTGCTTAAGATGATTGCGCAGCAGCGCTCTCACATCCGGAGAAGCGGTCTCCGTCAGGGCGACGGACAAATTTCTCACGCCTTCCTTGGCGCGAAGAAGGAAATCCATTGCGAAAGTCATATCCGCCATTTCCGGCATATTTAACGAATTAATCGGGTCTAAATAATCCGTATTCATTTGCGTTCCCCTTTTAATGAGTGATAGGTGTGGGGCTATTCGGAACAGGCGCTTGGAAAGGAACTCTTGCGTAGATGGCTTGCAGCTCGGCGATCTGTTGCGTGGATTGAATGACGTCTTTCTGCATCAACGCTTTCAGCTCTTGGTCAAAGACCAGGCCTTGCATCAGTTTTGACTTAGCGACGCAGAGCGTTTTAAAGTTTAACGCTTCATGCAGTTCCATCGATTCGTGCGGCGCTAGCGTGGTTGCATTCATTTTCATTGCGTAACGATCCTCTCCTCTCTTTCGTTCGAAATAGCTTTTCCTGAGTATTGAATCCTATACAAAATGGATTGCCCGGAATGTGGGGCCGAATATTCCCATGCAATCGTAGGAATATAAACAAAATCTCAACCGCATACTTCTTGCGGTATAAGTGATTGTCTTTGCTCAAGAAGGAGGAGTCACCTTGCCCAATGAAGACAAAATTGATCTGGCCACCGAAAATGCAAGAAAACCGGCGGAAAGTGCACTTCACTCGGTCGGCAATACGTTAGAGCAGCATACATCCAACGCGGTTTCTGAGGCGCAAACGGCTTTAAATCAGGCGATAAGCTCGATAAGCGAATCGAATGGGGCAACAAATTCACAAGCTTTGGAGACAGCCCGGCAGCAATTGACCCGAGCAGAGGAATTTTTAGATCAAGCGCAAACTTCGGCAAACGCATTACGACTGCCGGACGCCGATCCTCACCGCGTGGGCAAATGACCTGCTTGACGCTTGGACAAAAAAGAGCCTTCGATTCCACTGTAATAGTGGTTTCGAAGGCTTTTTCAGTCATATAAATAGGTGACAGCGGTTCGAACCAGTCGAGGAGGCGTTTATACAAGTGATGTTACCTAGTGAAAGGTACTTTGGTGAGTTGGAGGCGGTTTTTTTATTTAACGGAGCCATGCCTACAGGCGTTGCCGTTTCTGAAGCCGGGCGTATTTTCATTTGCTTTCCGAAATGGGGAGACGACGTTCAATTTACGGTGGCTGAAATCGTCCAAGATACCTTAGTGCCTTATCCTAGTTTGGAAGCTAATGCGGTAAGCCCATTGAACATAACTACGTCCTTTATTAGTGTCCAAAGTGCCTTTGCTGACGGAAAAGGTACGCTCTGGGTACTGGATACAGGTGCTCCTAATTTCTCGGAACCCATCAAAGGGGGAGCAAAGTTAGTCGCGGTCGATTTAAATTCAAATACAATAAGACGTGTATATACATTTACGGAAGATGTTGTCCTGCCGACCACTTATCTGAATGATGTCCGATTTGATTTTCGTGTCGGTCAAGCAGGTTATGCTTACATAACGGATTCGTCTTCCCGAGGGCCAGGAGCCATTATTGTCGTTGATTTAGAATCCGGTTATGCCTGGAGACGGTTAAACGGAGCCTGCGCGACTTCGCCCGATCTCTTTTTCTTACCGAAAGTGGAAGGCCAAATTCTGATGAATAGAAACAAGGACGGATCTACTTCGCCTTTTAGATTGGCATCCGATGGTATAGCGATTTCCCCGGACGGCAAGATGTTGTATTTTTGTCCGCTCTCCAGTCGTCATCTGTACGCCATTTCAACGGACGCTTTAAGAGACCGAGCGATACCGGATATGAATTTACAGTATCACGTGAAGTATTGGGGAGAAAAGGGCGCTTCGGATGGAATGATCACCGATGCCAAAGGAAACGTTTACGCTGGAGACTATGAAAACAATAGTATCCGAAAGATATTGCCGAATGGAATCATGGAAACCATCGCTCACGATCCGACAATTTTATGGCCGGATACTTTTTCTATCGGTCCGGATCGATACTTATATTTCATCGTAAACCAATTACATCGGCAGCCCAGATTTCATTATGGAAATGACCTGCGGCAGAAGCCTTATATTTTACTCCGTATGAAAATAGACGAACCAGCCGCGCCTGCCTTTTAGTAAATATTAAAGGGCACCGAATGTAGATTCTGTGCCCCGCTTTTTTTGTGCCTACGTTAGCTGACTGAATCAGCGCGGCCATTCGATTGTCGGCTGTAGACGGACGTCGCTGCGCAGATCCGGCGCAATCCCCCTTTTGTTGCATTCAGCTCAAGGTAGCAGTATACTAGATCTGTTATTGATCAATCACTATCTCCTAGGGGGGTCATATGTTGGCTAAATCTGATTTTACGTCCGTTAATCGCAAAGCGGAGATTATTTCCGCGGCGATCGAGGTATTCGCCGAAGTCGGCTATTACCGGGCTACGACGGCACAGGTGGCACAGCGGGCGAACATTTCACAGCCCTACGTTTTCAAGTTTTTCTCGACGAAAGAACTTCTGTTGCTCAGCGCGGTGGAAGCCTCGTGGTCCAGAGTGGTCCAATCGTTCCGTCAGGTGGTAGAGAAAACGTCGCCGGAATTGTTGGAGGCAACTCTCATTCAAGAATACGAGCACATTCAGGCGATGCACCATAACGAGATGTTACTGCAGATGCAGGCGCAGACGATTCAGGAGGAAGCGATCCAGCAGTCGATGAGGAACGGCTTTAAGGAAGTCCGCGAAATGGTGCTGGCCGCATTCCAAGAAGCCGGTATCGAGAAGGCCGAAGAGCGGACGATGCTGTTTCTTGCGCGAGGCTTACTATGTAACGTCGCTGTTGCGCTAAATATGCCCGAATTAATGAAGGGATGAGGCGCAGAGTCTTTTATTCAAAAGTAGTTATTGACCAATCACTCACTATTTGCTATAGTGAAAACACAAAGTTAGTAATTGATCAATCACTCACAGGAGGGGATTAAAATGAATTCCATGCTACAACCGGCAATTGCAAATTCTCGCACGATAGCGTATCGGTGGTGGGCGCTGATTGCGCTCGCGCTCGCGCAATTTTTAGTGGTGCTTGACGCATCGATCGTGAACATCGCGCTCCCCTCGCTTGGTTCGGAGCTCCACCTAAGCACGAATACGCTAAGTTGGGTCATCACGGCTTATGTGCTTCCTTTCGGAGGTTTGCTGCTGCTGGGCGGAAGGTTGTCAGACAGATTCGGTCACCGAAAGTTGTTTATGATCGGAGTCGCCGGATTCGCGCTAGCATCGGCCGCAGCCGGACTGTCAACCTCGGGAGCCTGGCTGCTCGCGGCGAGAGCGATTCAAGGCGCATCGGCCGCTCTCCTCGCCCCGGCCGCGCTTGCCCTGGTCACCAAGCTGTTCGCGGATCCGCGGGATCGGGCCAAGGCGCTCGGCATCTGGGGCGCGGTTGCCAGCGTCGGCAGCGCTGCGGGCGTTCTGCTGGGAGGGGTGCTGACGGCTTCGCTCGGCTGGTCCTCGGTGTTCTACGTTAATGTCCCTGTAGCCGCTTTGGTTTTGGCGGCGATTCCCTTCCTCATCGTCAAGGACTCGCTCGGCGAACGCGTAAGTCTGGATGTGCCGGGTTCGGCTTCGGTGACGGC from the Cohnella hashimotonis genome contains:
- a CDS encoding SdpI family protein encodes the protein MNKHEYTQEKLAWSGKDWLLLGINALIFVVMFILFNDDLPAEVGTHFNGQGEQDGSMSKPFFWLFNGIITVALPAVLSLLRTIDPRRQNYRFFNDYYYLTRWAVSLFLQAILLVVIFVNLDYNVPTLHLVLGGLGLLWIVIGNRMGQLRSNFFFGIKTPWALMDEHNWKLTHRLSARLWFIAGIVMFISAWIIASAWIMPVLITCVLVSSLVPFAYSYMLYMRKAQS
- a CDS encoding autorepressor SdpR family transcription factor, which translates into the protein MNDTFKALSDPTRRKILQLLKDKDLSAGEIASHFDISKPSISHHLGILKQARLVQDERQGQNMIYSINLSVMQEAMGWFLGMIGSKGGSS
- a CDS encoding spore coat protein; this translates as MNPIIEHMTGLHTLTDDVIAMDFLMNAKSGVRNYAMAVTECATPEIKQMLIKQLDEAIDCHEKITNYMMERGLYHPYHMPEQVQLDLKNIETAMNIPS
- a CDS encoding zinc-dependent alcohol dehydrogenase encodes the protein MKAVTYQGIKNVVVKEVPDPKIEKTDDMIVKITSSAICGSDLHLIHGMIPNLQENYVIGHEPMGIVEEVGPGVTKVKKGDRVIIPFNIACGECFFCKNQLESQCDNSNEHGDMGAYFGYSGTTGGYPGGQAEYLRVPFANFTHFKIPENCEQPDEKLSLIADAMTTAFWSVDNASVKTGDTVIVLGCGPVGLLAQKFCWLKGAKRVIAVDYVDYRLQHAKRTNHVEIVNFEQDQNIGNHLKEMTKGGADVVIDAVGMDGKMSDLEYLASGLKLQGGTMSAFVIASQAVRKGGTIQVTGVYGGRYNGFPLGDIMQRNVNIRSGQAPVIHYMPYMYELVTSGKVDPGDIVTHVIPLSEAKQGYEKFDTKTDNCIKVILKP
- a CDS encoding spore coat protein, translated to MNTDYLDPINSLNMPEMADMTFAMDFLLRAKEGVRNLSVALTETASPDVRALLRNHLKQGIALHQEITELMIRKKWFHPYELNEQYQLDQLSAKNTAMIAQMNLFPGDTSRKGMFDRTPDEHIGGHKA
- a CDS encoding spore gernimation protein GerQ; protein product: MNATTLAPHESMELHEALNFKTLCVAKSKLMQGLVFDQELKALMQKDVIQSTQQIAELQAIYARVPFQAPVPNSPTPITH
- a CDS encoding L-dopachrome tautomerase-related protein, which codes for MQVMLPSERYFGELEAVFLFNGAMPTGVAVSEAGRIFICFPKWGDDVQFTVAEIVQDTLVPYPSLEANAVSPLNITTSFISVQSAFADGKGTLWVLDTGAPNFSEPIKGGAKLVAVDLNSNTIRRVYTFTEDVVLPTTYLNDVRFDFRVGQAGYAYITDSSSRGPGAIIVVDLESGYAWRRLNGACATSPDLFFLPKVEGQILMNRNKDGSTSPFRLASDGIAISPDGKMLYFCPLSSRHLYAISTDALRDRAIPDMNLQYHVKYWGEKGASDGMITDAKGNVYAGDYENNSIRKILPNGIMETIAHDPTILWPDTFSIGPDRYLYFIVNQLHRQPRFHYGNDLRQKPYILLRMKIDEPAAPAF
- a CDS encoding TetR/AcrR family transcriptional regulator, producing the protein MAKSDFTSVNRKAEIISAAIEVFAEVGYYRATTAQVAQRANISQPYVFKFFSTKELLLLSAVEASWSRVVQSFRQVVEKTSPELLEATLIQEYEHIQAMHHNEMLLQMQAQTIQEEAIQQSMRNGFKEVREMVLAAFQEAGIEKAEERTMLFLARGLLCNVAVALNMPELMKG